Within Theileria orientalis strain Shintoku DNA, chromosome 4, complete genome, the genomic segment CGTCTCCAGACATCGGATTCGTTCTCGCTCACCCAGACGACGAATCCATGTTCTTTCTGCCCACTCTCAACGTTTTAAAGACACTCACGGACTCAAGCGACAGATTTAAGCCGCAGCTGCACTTTCTGTATTTATCAAACGGTACACCACGCTTACACGCACTTTCACTTCTACCTACCAACCTTCCACTCAATAATCTTGTTTAGGCGATTACTACAACGATGGCAGTGTTCGTGAGAGTGAGCTTGCTCAGCTGTGTGAGAAGCACAGGTACTCCTGCTCCGTCGTCGACGATTCCAACCTGAGGGACGGCACTGCCCAGTGGGACCCTGAGGCTGCACTCGAGTACATAAGGAACTTCGTCAGCGAGAACAACATTTCAGTTTTGTTTACCTTCGACGCGAAAGGGGTTTCTGGGCACCCAAATCACGTCGGAACACACCACGCCGTAAAGTACCGTCGCTTACTATTTTAGTTTACTAGCATAGACCCTAGATTCATAGACGCGCGCCCTAGACGACAGCCACGTGGACCCGTAGACGAAATCCACGCGCACCCCTGCCTATATAACTCTGTTCTGCTGCACCGACATGTTTCTTTAGGTTGGCTTCCAAAAGCCTCAAGGGCCTCCTCGTGTTCTACTTGCAGTCTTTCAACCTGCTTTGCAAATATTCCAGCTTCCTTTCCGTTTTTCAGCTGCTCTTCAGAAGGTAACTCCTACTCTCTAATTGACCACGCTCAGACACTCCGTCGTTTCATTTTCACCTCTGGGTGTTTTCGGGAATATGCGCATTCACAGGTCGCAGCTGCGGCTCCACGTGCCCTTCTGGAGTCTCTTCTCGTCGTACAGCTACATTAACACGTACTACACCGCGTAGCTGCCTAATCACAcgtaatatgtatttatgcACGTACACGTTGTCTAGCTGGTCGGCTCGGCCACCGCCTGGCGCGAGTCCAGCAATAGCAGTATCTGAGCAACtaggaaaataaatagcATACACCTGCCTGATGTGTACTGGTAAATTTACTGATATTTGTCGCTCGGGTCTTGTACGATTGGCAAAAGCAGCTTACTCATGTGCTGTGCCTGGTATATTGTGCTGAATGACTTAACGTCGACTGGCGCCGGTGTCTGCGTCTGCGGGTCCTGGCGAGCGGGCTCGGGTGCCGGCGTCCTCCGGTCCTGCCGCACTGACGCGGCCCTCGACTGCTCAGCGCGCCGCTCGGAGCGCGGCCTGGTCGCCGGAGTCTCGCGCTCAGGCGTGTCGCGCTCCGCGTTCGGACTCGACTTGAAGAGCGTGTCCAGGTCAGGCTGGTCGGGCAGGAGGCCCACGTTGATCAGCGCCTTCAGAAAGACCGCGTCGCACTGGTCGAGCATGTAGTTGTAGACcgccttcagcttcgagttGTTGTAGAGGCTGTAGTTGACCTCGTTCGGCTTCGTCGAGGCGAGCGTGGCGAGGATTCCGATGGCCGCCTCGAGCTTCTCGCGGCGCTGGCGgtactccttcttctcctcctcgcCGAGGAACTCGCAGTGGCGGCGCATGTGCGCGTTGCGGAGGCCGCGGCGCTCGTAGCAGAGGCTGCAGTAGCACTTCTTGATGATCTTCCTGTCCTCGCGCGTCTCCTTGTCCGGCACGTCCAGCCTCTCCTCGATCGCGTTATCCTTCCTCACCGAGGCCGAGAGCATGTTCATCGTGTTCGACTTGATGACGTGGTTGAAGTTGTCGATGTCGTTGGTGTTCAGCTGTGCTTGCTTGTGCTTGTGAATTCTGATTTCCAGGTCCAGCTTGACGTACTCGCTCGGGAACGGGCAGGGCGCGGGGTTTTTGTATACGTTGTGCAGCGGGAGTCTGCAGTTTTCGCAgaagagcagcagcttgtaGGGCAGGCGCACGTTTGAGAAGTTGAGTCCTCTTCTCTTCACGCGCACGCCCACTGCCCATTCGTCGTCTCTCTCCTCCGTCTCCTCCGCCTCCTCGCTCTTCACTCCCTTGCTCGCCTCTCTTCTCGCTCTCTCCGGCCTCTCCTGGGCCTTCGGGGGCGCGGTCGCGTTATCCTGTTCGTGTGTGGTGGTCGTACTAATGGCGGTCGACGTTGGTTTAGTGGCCGTTTGTGCTGTTGCACTCGTTGTACTGGTGGCCAGTGTTGTACTCGCTGCTGTACTGGTAGCCGGTGTTGTACTAGTGGCGGTTGTTGCAGAACCAGAAACGGTACCTGCCGCACCCGCACCACCAGCAGAAACCGCCTCCCCGGCCGCCCGCTTTGACGGCCGCACTGACGCCTCCGACGCGTTCGCGTTGAGGATGTCGTTGTTGATTCTGGTGCTCAGCTCCTCGATCAGGTTCACCGGGAAGAGGCTCTGGTACAGCTTCCGCAGCCTGTCCTCGAGCGCCTGTTCCTGCGCCTTCATTTCGTCGATCCTGTCCTTTTCCTGCTTGTTGTGCATCGTCTTCATCCTCTTCGTCTCCTTGTAGGAGACCTGCTTGTCCTTGAGCGTGGAGATGAGCTGCGAGCgcagctccttctgctccttcttgtGCTTGTCGCGCTCCTCGCCCGAGAGGCTGCGCTTCTTGCGCTCACTTTCGATCTTGCAGCGCGagcagaggaagaagatcCAGTTGGTCGGGTTCGCCGCCATGCCTCTCTGCGTCAGGCTGTAGTAGTACTCGTCGCTCACGTAGTGCCTGCTGTAGTCTGGCGGGAAGCAGTCGTAGCAGAAGGAGGTTGGGCAGTTTGAGCAGTGTATCAGCAGGTTTCCGCACTGCGAGCTTTTTCTGAAGCAGAGGCAGCACTCGTGCCACCTGCAGCTCCACGTCTTCTTAATCGCCGTCAGGTTTTCGCAGACCTTGTGGTAGCTCTTCGGGCACCTGAAGCACTTGACCAGGTCTCCGTAGTCCAGCTCCACCTCCTTGTCGTCCTTGTCCTTGTACACTGCCTTGTGGTTTTTCGATTTTCCGCATAAGAAGCACTTTGACTCGTGCTTCAGTGCTCTCGTTTCCGTTCTCTTGTGCCACACTGTCGGCGTGTATATAAGCGTTGGCTTTTTCTTTTCTCTTCCGCTTCTCCACAGTAGTCCTGCCTTTTCCATTTCCATAACCATTCTTGTTCTCTTTCCGTACTTTTCCGCCCCCTTTTCCTCAGCCTTACTGTCACTGTCGTTTTCTCCTTCATTTTCTCCTTCATTTTCTCCTTCGTTTTCCGCGTTTTCCTCCATTTCCATTGCCACTGGCTCCGGCTCCGGCTTaacgtcttcttcgttgATCAGGTCCTTCATTCTCACGCCTCCTCTCTTCGGCTTATTTTGCGACAGCTCAtcgtcctcctcttcgtcctccttcaccaGCTCTATGATCACTctgtcctcctcctccacttCTCCTCCCTTCGTCACTATGATGTCGTCGACCACGTCCTCCGTGTCGTCCAGGTGCTCTGGCGGAACTCTTCTCTTTCTGTCCACTatctcctccagcttcaggtcTACTATGCTTTCGCATTCCGTGTACTGCAGTGCTTTGTTTCCGTGCATCATCATCTTCAGGATTGCTGTGTGTGAGAGCGTTATCACCACgtcctcttcctccagcagcttcccTTCGCTCTGCGTGCTTCTCATCGCGTTCCCTTCGTTCTGCGTGTTACTCATCGCATTCCCTTCGTTCTGCGTGCTTCTCATGGCGTTCCCTTCGCTCTGCGTGTTACTCGTTCCGTTTACTCCCCTCCTATCATCATCTCCTACCCTCctatcatcatcatcatcatctCCTTCTCGTATCTGCTGCGATTCCTTGTTTTTGTGCAGTATCAGCTTATCTAGTTGCAGCTTCTTTTCTCTTATTAACGCCATTCTCTCCTCCACTGTCCACTCTGATATCAGCTTCCATATGTGCACTGTTCTCTTCTGCCCTATTCTGTGTGCTCTGTCTATTGCTTGCAGGTCTATGAACGGGTTCCAGTCCTCGTCGTACAGCACCACGTGGTTTGCTGCCGTCAGGTTTATTCCCAGCCCTCCTGCTCTCGTACTGATCAGGTACACGAAGTAGTTGCTGTTCGGGTTATTAAACTCTCTGATGTCCAGCTCTCTGATGAGCTTATTTGTGCTTCCGTCCAGGCGCATGTACTTCCATCCTCTGTTGATGCAGTATTTTTCCAACTCGTCCAGGACCAGCTGGAACTGCGTGAACACCAGCACTTTGTGCATCTTCACCTTtgtttcctcttcttctccttcgctCTTCTCTTCTCTTCCTACTTCCACCTTcgtttccttttctccttcttcttttgaGAGTTTCTTCCCTtcactttgttttttttctttagattcttcttcttttctcCTTTCTTCATTACCTTCCCTCTTTTTTACTCCTACTTGctgtttttcttcttcaggtccttttCCATCCtttacttcatttttattcttactcgactcatttccttctttaCTGACGGGTTCTCGACCTGAATCAACTCCTTCATGTTCTCtaccatattttttatctaatTGTTTATAACCCAAATGCTTCcctcctccttgtcctCCATCCActtttaccttttcttcttcttcttcttctttctttttCACATTTTTAGAATCCTTTTTTTGTTCTCCGTCTACTTTTTTTTGTACATCCACATCCATTCTTTCTTCCACTTTTTTTTGTTCTCCGTCTACTTTTTTTTGTACATCtatatccattttttcttccaccttttttttctcttctacttcttcttctccactTGACTCTTCattcttttcttccttttccttattttcttcaaaCTCGTCTTCAGattctaatatttttgttgtttttttatttggaTCGTTAACGTAATATGGTATcgtttcttcttctcttgGTAATGAATCTACCAACTTTGTGCTTTCAAATCTAAATGTTCTCTTCTTCGTGTTTTTATACTTGTCTTCTTGCTTCAGCGCCTTTtcgtatattttcattgACACGTATGGGCAATTTTGCGATAGGTTTACTTGCTTTATACTTTCACTAAGGTACAAATCCAAACTACTTGTGTTACATGGCACTCTTACAAATTCGTTGTCCAGTTTACTCAGCACTTCTTGTTTCGAGggcctcttcttcttcttctgcttatcttccttcttcCCTCCTGCactttcttttattttttcatcactcttttcttccttttcctcttcaccgtcttcttttccttcttcattACTCTGTACTTTATCGAGAGTTgatttttcattattatcatgGTACATTAGCGTCGTACTGGCCTTGTTACTTGTTTGCGTGGTACCGTTATCTGTACCATCCACTGTCATTCCTTTGTTATTGGTACCATCtaattccatttttacGTTCTTATCTAGTCCCatgttactactactttcCGTTAACTTCACTAAtcccattttattcatttcaTCTCTCTTATGTACACtactttcttcttctctttcTTCCAAACTCTTCTGAAGTGCCTTTCCTATACTTACCTCTTCCATGTTTCCACTTTTACTAAACTCCTTGTTGCTACTCTGCATTGTTTCCATGAGCTTACTAtgcttatttttttccgCTACATTGATGCTGCCTTTCATTTCTTCCAAACCACTGCCTTTCATTTCTTTCTCTGTACTCCTTTCCTCTTCGTTTCCACAGCTTTGCAACTTACtttcattttccttttttacaTCTTTATTTTCCGAGCTCTTCTTGTTGCGATCGACCTCTTTCACTCCTACCCTTTCTCTatcctcttccttcttttcctgTGGGCTGACCTTATTACTCACGCCTCCTTCTGATTCTTCTTTCGCTTCTCCGTTTGTACTCGTTTCACTCTCCTTTTTTACTTGAGGTCCTGTTTCTACTGTTTCTCCTTTTATTACGTTTACTGCGTTTGAGAAATTTACTGCGTTGTGTCCTCCTCCGGTCGAGGTTCCTGCGTTCGGCGTCGTGAAGTGTCTGTACAGTGACTGGTCCAGCGACCTCAGGTGCTGGTTATACTTCTTATAGTAGTCTGGCACCAGTCTACAGTTTTCGTAGTGCAGCTGGCAGAGCAGCTTATCTAGGAACGTCAGCTTCGCTGAGGCGTGTATGTGCGGTTTTCCTGTAAGGTTTTTAAGGTCAtttgcttcttcttccattttttttagTACCTTAGCTTCCTCTTGCTGGAAGAACTCAAAGAGTTTTTCCATCTGTGGCACTCTACTCACTATCCCTCTCGGGTGACCGCACACTATTCTCATCTTTATCACTATTCCCAGTAGCTTCTTTATTGATACATTTTCTTTCATCAGCGACTTTATGTTCATCAGCATTCTATACCATTTTAGCGTTTCGCTACTCAGTGGCAACCATACGTCATGGAACACCTTTTTCGGCAGGCTTATtgcctcctccttcagccTTCTCAACATTATGGTTGACAGCAGTAACTTTATTGCTTCCAGGTCCTGTGTTGTGAACTCCACTTCATCCGTTTGTTGAAACTTTCTTTTAACATTAAATGCCTACAAAAATATTTGCACACATCACTtgtattttgaaaatttttGTCATTTGCCActattagttttaatatgatactattagttttaatatgatactattagttttaatatttgcCACTATTAgttttcatatttattaaatttgcTTTTTTACTCTATTACATCTCCATACACACTTACCCTTTCCATTATCTCTGAATCTCTAAACAATTCCGGGAACATGAAATTAATCAATGTGAACAACTCTTGCGCGTTATTTTGCAACGGCGTTcctattaaataaattatttccTTCATTATACTATTTCCTCTCACTCGCTACCATTCCTTCTACCTAGTCGCTTACCTGTCAACAACAGTCTCATGTTTGACACTATTCTGTCCATCGAGTGCCTCACTGCTCCCGATTGATTCTTAATCCTGTGTGCTTCGTCTAATATAAGGCACTGCCATCTGGGCACTGTTTCCACGAAGAATCCTTCTTCGCACTTAACTGTTTCATACGTTGTCACAAACAGGTCGTACAGGCCGCTGTATGACAGTCTATCTGACATTGCGTGCTGTCGTTCTGTTTTCGAACcgcatattttaataactgTTAGGTGTGGCGTGAACCTGTGTATCTCTCGCAGCCAGTTTCCCACTGTGCTCAGCGGTACCACTATCAGATGCGGCCCTTCTATGttcatcatttttaaataacttaaaaaGCACAGTGTCTGTATCGTCTTTCCAAGccctattatttatttatttattttattttatttatatttatatttatttatttatttattttatttatatttatatttatttatttatttattttatttatatttatatttatttatttatttattttatttatatttatatttatttatttcatctcattttatttatttttatcaattttttaactgttCTTCTTCAATTTCACAACATCATCAACATTCactttctatttttactttttctATATAATATCTATTTCTTACCCATTTCGTCTGCTAGAATTGCTCCTCCTGTTAAAAAGGACTTCAACAACCAATCTACTCCGTCTTCCTGGTGTGGCTTCAGGCTTACTCCTGATCGCATCGGTCTGTTATCTTTAATCCTTCCACTTGGGTAGTATATACTTTTCCTTGCCTTTATCACGAATTTATTTGACTCGATTGATTGCTCCTCTTGTAGCAGCTCCAAATGTGTTTGCACATCCGTatacttgttcttcttaCTCTTAGCTACACACACATTAGCTTCCCAGATGCACTAACTACTGCTGTTTAACTATTCATGTACCTACAGGTACCTTCTCATCTAACTACTCATCTACCTACTCGTACCTACTCATGTACCTAATCTACCATTTAACTACGCCCTAAGGTAATCTAAATACCCACATTTGTTGCTTAAGAATGAACGCATAAGCTGATCCATGATCTTAGGTGTCACGAATGTCGACAATTCTGAGCGGTGTGCTAGTATGAATCTGTTTCTGTAGCGCGTTATGACTCCTCTCCACAGGAGCATACACTTCCTTCTCGTCTTACTGTTTTTCTCTATCTGCGCCACAGTCCACCTCTTGTGCATCTGATTTATAAACGGGTCCTCTCCTCGGCAGCACGGGCACTCCCAGGTGTCCGATATAGTGTCTACAGTGTTTATATTACCGTTTGTTTACTTTCATTTTTTGCTCCTAATATCTTCTCACTCACCTATGTCGAACTCCGGGAGGCAGTCGTAGTGAAACGAGTTTGAACAGAAGTCGCATCCCAGCAGCTTCCCGTGTCTCTGGCACACGTAGCAGATGGACGAGTTGACGTGTTCTGACGCTTCCATGAGTGGGTTTCTTCTGCGCAGGTTAACTCTCTCGAATGCCTCGGGCCTGCAC encodes:
- a CDS encoding uncharacterized protein (N-acetylglucosaminylphosphatidylinositol deacetylase family protein), whose protein sequence is MYYCLLLASSLLSYFAYVKNSTFLWRIDDYLISSQSREYTSSPDIGFVLAHPDDESMFFLPTLNVLKTLTDSSDRFKPQLHFLYLSNGDYYNDGSVRESELAQLCEKHRYSCSVVDDSNLRDGTAQWDPEAALEYIRNFVSENNISVLFTFDAKGVSGHPNHVGTHHAVKFIDARPRRQPRGPVDEIHAHPCLYNSVLLHRHVSLGWLPKASRASSCSTCSLSTCFANIPASFPFFSCSSEDTPSFHFHLWVFSGICAFTGRSCGSTCPSGVSSRRTATLTRTTPRSCLITRNMYLCTYTLSSWSARPPPGASPAIAVSEQLGK
- a CDS encoding SWI/SNF-related chromatin remodelling factor, whose amino-acid sequence is MVKNNKYRSRRYSHHLYNIFKHKIKYKHASFGTWKSCRKLTYSVGTSCPRSFHKECLEHQLGPTTLAELEAEGYTCDSCVQYAQELEIVNDERCKICRERNRDESDVLLLCDGCPNSYHMSCLELQVEPDSEKWYCPMCRPEAFERVNLRRRNPLMEASEHVNSSICYVCQRHGKLLGCDFCSNSFHYDCLPEFDIDTISDTWECPCCRGEDPFINQMHKRWTVAQIEKNSKTRRKCMLLWRGVITRYRNRFILAHRSELSTFVTPKIMDQLMRSFLSNKSKSKKNKYTDVQTHLELLQEEQSIESNKFVIKARKSIYYPSGRIKDNRPMRSGVSLKPHQEDGVDWLLKSFLTGGAILADEMGLGKTIQTLCFLSYLKMMNIEGPHLIVVPLSTVGNWLREIHRFTPHLTVIKICGSKTERQHAMSDRLSYSGLYDLFVTTYETVKCEEGFFVETVPRWQCLILDEAHRIKNQSGAVRHSMDRIVSNMRLLLTGTPLQNNAQELFTLINFMFPELFRDSEIMERAFNVKRKFQQTDEVEFTTQDLEAIKLLLSTIMLRRLKEEAISLPKKVFHDVWLPLSSETLKWYRMLMNIKSLMKENVSIKKLLGIVIKMRIVCGHPRGIVSRVPQMEKLFEFFQQEEAKVLKKMEEEANDLKNLTGKPHIHASAKLTFLDKLLCQLHYENCRLVPDYYKKYNQHLRSLDQSLYRHFTTPNAGTSTGGGHNAVNFSNAVNVIKGETVETGPQVKKESETSTNGEAKEESEGGVSNKVSPQEKKEEDRERVGVKEVDRNKKSSENKDVKKENESKLQSCGNEEERSTEKEMKGSGLEEMKGSINVAEKNKHSKLMETMQSSNKEFSKSGNMEEVSIGKALQKSLEEREEESSVHKRDEMNKMGLVKLTESSSNMGLDKNVKMELDGTNNKGMTVDGTDNGTTQTSNKASTTLIESIKQVNLSQNCPYVSMKIYEKALKQEDKYKNTKKRTFRFESTKFITKRRRNDTILR